GACCCTTGAGGCTGCGCAAGCTGACAGGGAGTTACGTCTTCCCTCATTCAACGTCATGCTTTCCCCGCTCCGCGCAACGCTATCCAATCAACTTTGGCTAGGCGGGGCTAAGCCAAGCTATGCCGACCACGTTGTCGCCGCCGCTTTGATGTGGCCGAGTTGTGTTAGTCGCTTTAGCTTACTCCCGGCGGACGGCCCCATATTTGATTGGTGGCAGCGGGTTCAGTTTCTGTACGACAGTTTAGCTGGCAATGCGGTGCGATCCCGATCCGCCTAGCCCGAAATTGGCATTTTCGGACTTGACCGGACGGACTGACGATGTCCGTTCGTGTGGGGCAAAGCGGACTTCCCGATTGCCCGCCCGGACTTCTGATTTTGGGCGGGCAAGCGGACATCAGGCGTGGCGGACCCAAGCGCCGCGATTCCACCCTCACTTCATCCCCATGCAACTCGCATAGAACGTCGTCGTCGCCGGCCAGTCGGAGAACATGGCGCGGACGCCGACCTGTTTGGCGAGCACGTCGAGCACCGTCAACGTATCACCGTCGCGGTCAATCGCCGACCTGACCGACGAGTGATAGAAGCCGCCGCCCTTGTTAAGCGGGCCGTCGCGCTCCAGCGACCAGCCGATCAGGTCGAGGCCGGCGGCCTTCGCGGCCTTGGCATATTCGGACGGAACGATCTCGCCGTTGGCGTCGAGCGCCAGCATGGCGTAGATCGGCGGCCCCAGGATCTTGACGCCTTGCGCCTTCAGTTCCGTCATCGAGGGCTTCCAGGTCTCAGGCCTGGCGGGATCGAGGCCGCGCTTCTCGTAGCGATGCTCGAGATACACCGCTTGCGCCGCGAATTCGGGTGCGGTCTTCACCCAGAACAGGATGTCGGCCAGGCTGAAACTCTGGGCAAACACGTCGCTCGCCGGAATGCCTGATGTCTTGTAGGCCTGCAGCATCTGCGTCGCGTACTTCTCCTGGGTGTAGTCGCCGTCGAACGGCATCGGCACCTCGGCCGCCTTCAGTTCGGGTGTAAATTTGGCGCCGAGGCTCTTGATCAGCGCGATGCTCTCGTCATGGGTCATCAGCGTGCCGGAGTTGGCGTAGAGATCGGTGCGCCAGCGCGGCGTGCCGTTCTGGTATTCCTCTGGCGTTTTGGCGTCCGGGTTGAAGCCGTCCATCTTCGCCGTCAGCGACTTGAATTCGGCGAGCGTGATGTCGCTGGTGCAGCACTTCGCCGAGGCCTTCTTGCCCGTCGCCGGATCGGCCGGGCTGAAACCTTGCGAGCATTTTGCTGACAGCGCGGGGACGGAGAGAATGTTGGTCGTGGTGTGCAGGTCGCATTGCGAATGCCGGCAGACCAGCTGGCGATCTTTCGTAAACGTCACGTCGCATTCAATCACCCCGGCGCCCATGCGGGCCGCGGCCAGGTAGCTCTCCCGGCTGTGCTCGGGGAATTGCAGCGCCGCGCCGCGATGGCCGACGGAGAAACCGGTCCGGTGAAACGGCCCGGTGCACTGGCTGAGTTTCTGCTTCAGCGGCCCGTCCTTCATCTTGTCGACGAGATAAAACGGCCGCGGCCCGATCTGCGCCTCGCGCGGCAGCGCGATCGTCTGTGCCGTCGTGGGAAGCATCGCGCTCAGGAGCCAGAACGCGGACAACAGAACGGAGCGAGGGCGGATCGGCATGGGTGGAACCTCCGGTGACGCATGGCGTGCGGCCACTATATCATGGAGCATGTGACGGTCGCGTGGTGGCCGGCAAGGCCGACGTGCCATCCGAGAAACGATCCTAGAGGAAACGGTGCATAGGTCGCGCGCCACAAACCTGAACGCGCAATTCAGCGAACATTCATTTCGCTGCGTCGAAACTCTCCTTCTCACATCACCCGATTGCAGAGGAGGAGATTGTCATGGAACGCCGGCACTTTCTGAAACTCGCCATTGGATTCACGGCTGGAGCGGTGGCGCTCGCGGCCAGCGCGCAAGCAGCACCCTTGACGCCGCATCCGCTGACCGAAGGCGGACAACTTCCCGCCAATCCGGATGCCCATCCCGCCGTCACCTCAGCCGATGAAGTCGATCGCTTGCAGCCGGAGGAAGTACGTTGGGGCCGGCACTGGGGCCACCGCCGTCATTGGGGTTGGCGCCGTCGCCACTGGGGTTGGCGTCGCAGGCACTGGGGCTGGCGCCGAAGGCACTGGGGCTGGCATCGCCGCCGCTGGCACCGTCGCTGGCGCCGTCGTTACTGGTAACGCGCGTCCACAACACGCAACGCACAAAAAAGCCCCGCGCGAGCGGGGCTTTTCGTAGGTGACGCGGACGGGCTCAGATCGGACGGCAGCGTCCATAGGCCCAGACGAAACCAAAGGGGCAGACGCGGCCGACGGGCCGTACCACCACGACCGGGGCGGGCCGCCCGACGACGACCACACCGCCGCGATTGGGTTGGCATCCGCCATAGGGACCGCGATGCCAGCCGGGGCCGCATCCGCCCGCGGCATTCGCGGCGCTGAAGCCGGCGAACGAGCTGGCGACCAAAACTGCTGCGAAAAGGTACTTCATGTTTTCTCCCGTTTTTGACCGCGGCGCGGCACTGATCGAAACCTAGTAATGGAACCCTGAA
The Bradyrhizobium sp. KBS0727 genome window above contains:
- a CDS encoding glycerophosphodiester phosphodiesterase family protein, producing the protein MLPTTAQTIALPREAQIGPRPFYLVDKMKDGPLKQKLSQCTGPFHRTGFSVGHRGAALQFPEHSRESYLAAARMGAGVIECDVTFTKDRQLVCRHSQCDLHTTTNILSVPALSAKCSQGFSPADPATGKKASAKCCTSDITLAEFKSLTAKMDGFNPDAKTPEEYQNGTPRWRTDLYANSGTLMTHDESIALIKSLGAKFTPELKAAEVPMPFDGDYTQEKYATQMLQAYKTSGIPASDVFAQSFSLADILFWVKTAPEFAAQAVYLEHRYEKRGLDPARPETWKPSMTELKAQGVKILGPPIYAMLALDANGEIVPSEYAKAAKAAGLDLIGWSLERDGPLNKGGGFYHSSVRSAIDRDGDTLTVLDVLAKQVGVRAMFSDWPATTTFYASCMGMK
- a CDS encoding twin-arginine translocation signal domain-containing protein → MERRHFLKLAIGFTAGAVALAASAQAAPLTPHPLTEGGQLPANPDAHPAVTSADEVDRLQPEEVRWGRHWGHRRHWGWRRRHWGWRRRHWGWRRRHWGWHRRRWHRRWRRRYW
- a CDS encoding GCG_CRPN prefix-to-repeats domain-containing protein; the protein is MKYLFAAVLVASSFAGFSAANAAGGCGPGWHRGPYGGCQPNRGGVVVVGRPAPVVVVRPVGRVCPFGFVWAYGRCRPI